A stretch of the Bdellovibrio sp. 22V genome encodes the following:
- a CDS encoding cation:proton antiporter, with protein MHTLPAMISDLALILGTAGLVTLIFKRLNQPIVLGYLVAGFLVGPKTTIFPTIVSGESISLWAEVGVIFLLFALGLEFSFKKLFRVGGTASFTALFEVSLMIVFGYVTGRLLGWSTMDSLFLGGILAISSTSIIIRTIEELGFKNMKFVGMVFGILVIEDLVAVLLMVLLTTVALTRDFAGGQMLGAIVKLSFFLAIWFVAGIFLLPSFLKRAQKLLTEETVLVVAVGLCLLMVVFASSVGFSSALGAFITGSILAETIEGERIHHLVAPIKNLFSAVFFISVGMLIDPHVIALYWREVLLLSAVVLVGKTFSVTLGSVLAGQTLKSSVQTGMALSQIGEFSFIIATLGLNLKVISEKLYPLAVAVSVITAFTTPYMLRSSEKVYGVLERILPVRFIAALDSYSVISFSMSGNKEYREQVRAYILKVLLNSVVIVAIFLFMARVFLPFLLERQMEEGSAKFISLSATLFMSAPFLWALAFGKTKQFEVLMMEQGKGSHNYVFLVSRIMLAVGLLGAMVAQFVPLAWAVGITLWMVVVVGYVLSHKLRSIYQWFENRFLTNLHEDVEKKHARKSNRALAPWDAHITEFIIPPEGPFVGTPLHKLSIREKYGVTIALIERGRLRITAPGRNECLMPFDHVHVIGTDDQLIQFKTFIEGEGDTISMLDSLSEYSLEQYQLNEDSPYLHKNIRECGLREVTRGLVVGIEREGHRILNPDSSEVLQKGDVLWIVGDREKILHLDKVKSSSESI; from the coding sequence ATGCACACATTACCCGCGATGATTTCTGACTTGGCTCTGATTTTAGGTACGGCAGGGCTTGTTACTCTTATTTTTAAACGCCTGAATCAGCCGATTGTTCTTGGTTACTTGGTGGCGGGTTTTCTAGTAGGACCGAAAACAACGATCTTTCCTACGATTGTAAGTGGTGAAAGCATCAGCCTGTGGGCTGAAGTGGGTGTGATCTTCCTTCTTTTTGCTTTGGGGCTTGAGTTTAGTTTTAAAAAACTTTTCCGTGTTGGTGGGACAGCGAGTTTCACGGCCTTGTTTGAAGTTTCTTTGATGATCGTCTTTGGCTACGTGACCGGACGCCTTTTAGGCTGGAGCACCATGGACAGTTTGTTCCTGGGCGGTATTCTCGCGATCTCATCAACCTCGATTATCATTCGCACCATTGAAGAGCTTGGTTTTAAGAACATGAAGTTCGTCGGCATGGTTTTCGGTATTCTTGTCATTGAGGACTTAGTCGCCGTTTTGCTGATGGTATTGCTGACAACGGTGGCATTGACCCGTGATTTTGCTGGTGGCCAGATGCTGGGCGCGATTGTGAAGCTTTCATTTTTCCTCGCGATCTGGTTTGTGGCTGGTATTTTCCTTTTACCTTCATTCCTTAAGCGCGCGCAGAAACTTCTCACCGAAGAAACCGTTTTAGTTGTGGCGGTCGGACTTTGTCTTCTTATGGTGGTTTTTGCCAGCAGCGTTGGCTTTTCATCGGCGCTGGGTGCGTTTATCACAGGCTCCATTCTGGCGGAAACGATTGAAGGAGAGCGTATCCATCATCTGGTGGCTCCGATTAAAAATCTTTTTTCGGCCGTCTTCTTTATTTCTGTTGGGATGTTGATTGATCCACACGTGATTGCTCTTTATTGGCGCGAGGTTTTATTGCTGTCGGCCGTGGTGTTAGTAGGAAAGACTTTCAGCGTGACTTTGGGATCGGTGCTCGCGGGACAAACCTTGAAGTCTTCAGTGCAAACGGGAATGGCGTTGTCGCAGATCGGGGAGTTTTCCTTCATCATCGCGACTTTAGGTTTAAATCTCAAAGTCATCAGTGAAAAACTTTATCCGCTGGCTGTTGCGGTCTCCGTAATCACGGCGTTTACAACTCCGTATATGTTGCGCTCCTCGGAAAAAGTGTATGGTGTTTTAGAACGTATTCTCCCGGTGCGCTTTATTGCGGCTCTTGACAGCTATAGTGTGATTTCATTTTCGATGTCGGGGAATAAAGAGTATCGCGAGCAGGTGCGTGCTTATATCTTGAAAGTTCTTCTGAACTCTGTCGTGATCGTCGCGATTTTTCTGTTTATGGCTCGCGTGTTTTTGCCGTTCTTGCTGGAAAGGCAAATGGAAGAAGGTTCTGCAAAATTTATTTCACTCAGTGCGACCTTGTTCATGAGTGCGCCGTTTCTTTGGGCTCTGGCTTTCGGTAAAACCAAACAGTTTGAAGTGCTCATGATGGAGCAAGGAAAAGGAAGTCACAACTACGTTTTCCTGGTTTCACGAATCATGTTGGCCGTTGGTTTATTGGGGGCGATGGTCGCGCAATTCGTACCCTTGGCCTGGGCTGTCGGTATTACGTTATGGATGGTGGTTGTCGTCGGCTACGTTCTGTCGCACAAACTGCGCAGTATCTATCAGTGGTTTGAAAACCGCTTTCTTACGAACTTGCACGAAGACGTTGAAAAAAAGCACGCCCGGAAAAGCAATCGTGCGCTCGCTCCTTGGGATGCGCACATTACAGAGTTTATTATTCCGCCGGAAGGACCCTTCGTAGGAACACCTTTGCATAAACTTTCTATTCGCGAAAAGTATGGAGTAACGATTGCTTTGATTGAGCGCGGTCGCTTGCGTATCACGGCTCCGGGCAGAAATGAATGTCTGATGCCTTTTGACCATGTCCATGTCATCGGCACGGATGACCAACTGATTCAGTTTAAAACTTTCATTGAAGGCGAGGGCGACACCATCTCCATGCTGGATTCCTTGTCAGAGTATTCCTTGGAGCAATACCAGCTGAATGAGGACTCGCCTTATCTGCATAAAAATATTC